Proteins encoded together in one Nocardioides marinisabuli window:
- a CDS encoding DUF4194 domain-containing protein, with amino-acid sequence MSTYLEHDPGDVEALGEEDLEAGSVSLFEGDEGGLDLGQRHALVTLLKQRFISARTHPRDWAVLVEHERLLRSRLNDLFLDLAVDRSREVAWKRQAISETGSRFPTLLYDAAWSREETLVLIHLRDRLRSGLAGGETRVHVDREDVVDYVASFRPAHATDESGDEKRARNAVASIVKAGLLIGAVGDDRYEVSEAVEPLLPLEVLQQLLESLQRANSGEQAADDETPDSDLFEPDAPSNATTGGQ; translated from the coding sequence ATGAGCACCTACCTCGAGCACGACCCGGGCGACGTCGAGGCGCTGGGCGAGGAGGACCTCGAGGCAGGCTCGGTCTCCCTCTTCGAGGGTGACGAGGGCGGTCTCGACCTCGGCCAGCGCCACGCCCTGGTGACCCTGCTCAAGCAGCGCTTCATCTCGGCCCGCACCCACCCGCGCGACTGGGCGGTGCTGGTGGAGCACGAGCGGCTGCTGCGCTCGCGCCTCAACGACCTGTTCCTCGACCTGGCCGTCGACCGCTCCCGCGAGGTGGCCTGGAAGCGCCAGGCGATCTCCGAGACCGGCAGCCGCTTCCCGACGCTGCTCTACGACGCCGCCTGGTCGCGCGAGGAGACGCTGGTGCTGATCCACCTGCGCGACCGGCTGCGCAGCGGCCTGGCCGGCGGCGAGACCCGGGTGCACGTGGACCGCGAGGACGTCGTCGACTACGTCGCCAGCTTCCGCCCCGCCCACGCCACCGACGAGTCCGGTGACGAGAAGCGGGCCCGCAACGCGGTGGCCAGCATCGTCAAGGCGGGCCTGCTGATCGGCGCGGTCGGCGACGACCGCTACGAGGTCAGCGAGGCCGTCGAGCCGCTGCTGCCGCTCGAGGTGCTCCAGCAGCTGCTCGAGTCGCTGCAGCGCGCCAACAGCGGCGAGCAGGCCGCCGACGACGAGACCCCCGACTCCGACCTCTTCGAGCCCGACGCCCCGAGCAACGCCACCACCGGAGGCCAGTGA
- a CDS encoding ATP-binding protein has translation MSIDETEQLDESTGGLFEHQLVATPGDDTMQWRAGLLQMVNWGGFAGLTTVPLGGDATMISGASGVGKSTILDAYTALMMPSDTKFNGASNDAVSGRARGVGQRNLLSYLRGAVDVVDDPRTGRPVEKLLRGRGVDTWGAVAMTFVNDRGGSFTALRTYYVPRRATRSSEVQMQLVSHEGPLDLASLEVAVAERFHANTLKKLYPGVRVHRTYAEYAEVLHARLGIGAGGDGAKALRLLARIQAGNQVRSVDELYKDMVLERPATYAAADRAIEHFDDLDAAHAAMRTEEEKLALLEPVTGLQERRVAAAHRLAQLDSYGVTAPGDTPLRLWLLRTHRRLIEAAVERNRDERAATSEALAGARSAEAALVADFEAAKDAHRDAGGGDLQALAAQVEHERAIREERAARLAELEERVYPLVGQDDAPDLDSALDSAEGFAALQLHARKQLAAGDDARARLRAERDEVRDQLVPLKEEQAALRRERASLESRAGRVPSYLHELRAEVARAAGMSPEELPYVAELLDVAPEESRWRTAIETVLGGTARTMLVPLDRLAHFSSAIDGLRLRTRFTFQGVELDLPGTGPSDPERVAGKLLFKDSPFSGWVQQHVAEPSRNAYCVETAAGLDGPGFRVTEAGQTRNGRRGAHGRGEQRSIIGFSGEEAVEEVDAQLARLERRMLEVDDRLAALDRRAGVLEQQRSAYDAVAMVRHDDVDVTGCDRRIAELEQRREAILTADDRLQVLQEQIDDLTARLDTTRQQRFALEQQQRALGSRHGELVEAEDHVNDRLDATPRPEGPGRTGLTDEQEVALGAELAAAAAPADPDDLDRFAENAKRLEARLHAAVADATAEVQRVEDDLAAVFRQYKSRWDSPNLGATADSYPDYERILEEIRGKGLADRRSEWRRRLTEWSGQDLVPLVGAMAASVEEIEDRLVPINAILRRLEFGGAGDRLRIKLRRLSPVHVQSFMKDLRALSAGSGSTAPLEEADLERRFAELSRFMEQLRPQAPGGAPTDRDRLLDVRRHVEVSAERYDHLSGELRATYRTLGEKSGGESQELVAFIVGSALRFRLGDEMRSRPRFAPVFLDEGFVKADSEFAGRAVRAWKGLGFQLVIGVPLDKVTGLEPHMDELLAITKNATTHQAWITPITDAAAAQGSAASDA, from the coding sequence ATGTCCATCGACGAGACCGAGCAGCTCGACGAGAGCACCGGTGGCCTGTTCGAGCACCAGCTGGTCGCCACCCCCGGCGACGACACGATGCAGTGGCGGGCCGGGCTGCTGCAGATGGTCAACTGGGGCGGCTTCGCCGGCCTGACCACGGTGCCGCTGGGCGGCGACGCGACGATGATCTCGGGTGCCTCCGGCGTCGGGAAGTCCACCATCCTCGACGCCTACACCGCGCTGATGATGCCCTCGGACACCAAGTTCAACGGTGCCTCCAACGACGCGGTCAGCGGCCGCGCGCGCGGCGTGGGCCAGCGCAACCTGCTGTCCTACCTGCGCGGCGCCGTCGACGTGGTCGACGACCCGCGCACCGGCCGGCCGGTCGAGAAGCTGCTGCGCGGGCGCGGCGTCGACACCTGGGGCGCGGTCGCGATGACGTTCGTCAACGACCGCGGCGGCTCCTTCACCGCGCTGCGCACCTACTACGTGCCGCGTCGCGCGACCCGCTCCAGCGAGGTCCAGATGCAGCTGGTCAGCCACGAGGGGCCGCTCGACCTGGCCTCCCTCGAGGTCGCGGTCGCGGAGCGCTTCCACGCCAACACCCTCAAGAAGCTCTACCCCGGGGTGCGGGTGCACCGCACCTACGCCGAGTACGCCGAGGTGCTGCACGCCCGGCTCGGCATCGGGGCCGGTGGCGACGGCGCCAAGGCGCTGCGGCTGCTGGCGCGCATCCAGGCGGGCAACCAGGTGCGCAGCGTCGACGAGCTCTACAAGGACATGGTGCTCGAGCGCCCCGCGACGTACGCCGCCGCCGACCGCGCCATCGAGCACTTCGACGACCTCGACGCCGCGCACGCCGCGATGCGCACCGAGGAGGAGAAGCTGGCGCTCCTCGAGCCGGTCACCGGCCTGCAGGAGCGCCGCGTGGCCGCGGCGCACCGGCTCGCGCAGCTGGACTCCTACGGCGTCACCGCGCCGGGCGACACCCCGCTGCGGCTGTGGCTGCTGCGCACCCACCGGCGCCTGATCGAGGCCGCCGTCGAGCGCAACCGCGACGAGCGGGCCGCCACCTCCGAGGCGCTGGCCGGCGCCCGGTCGGCCGAGGCCGCGCTGGTCGCGGACTTCGAGGCCGCCAAGGACGCCCACCGCGACGCCGGTGGGGGAGACCTCCAGGCGCTGGCCGCGCAGGTCGAGCACGAGCGGGCCATCCGCGAGGAGCGGGCCGCGCGGCTGGCCGAGCTCGAGGAGCGGGTCTACCCGCTGGTCGGGCAGGACGACGCGCCCGACCTCGACTCGGCCCTCGACTCGGCCGAGGGCTTCGCGGCGCTGCAGCTGCACGCGCGCAAGCAGCTCGCCGCCGGCGACGACGCCCGTGCCCGGCTGCGCGCCGAGCGTGACGAGGTGCGCGACCAGCTGGTGCCGCTGAAGGAGGAGCAGGCCGCGCTGCGGCGCGAGCGGGCCTCGCTCGAGAGCCGCGCCGGCCGGGTGCCGTCGTACCTGCACGAGCTGCGCGCCGAGGTCGCCCGGGCCGCGGGCATGTCGCCCGAGGAGCTGCCCTACGTCGCCGAGCTGCTCGACGTGGCGCCCGAGGAGTCGCGCTGGCGCACCGCCATCGAGACCGTGCTGGGCGGCACCGCCCGCACGATGCTGGTGCCCCTCGACCGGCTCGCGCACTTCTCCTCGGCGATCGACGGGCTGCGCCTGCGCACCCGCTTCACCTTCCAGGGCGTCGAGCTCGACCTGCCCGGCACCGGCCCCTCCGACCCCGAGCGGGTCGCGGGCAAGCTGCTTTTCAAGGACTCGCCGTTCTCGGGCTGGGTGCAGCAGCACGTCGCCGAGCCGTCCCGCAACGCCTACTGCGTGGAGACCGCGGCGGGGCTCGACGGCCCCGGCTTCCGGGTCACCGAGGCCGGGCAGACCCGCAACGGCCGCCGCGGCGCCCACGGCCGCGGCGAGCAGCGCAGCATCATCGGCTTCTCCGGCGAGGAGGCCGTCGAGGAGGTCGACGCTCAGCTGGCCCGCCTCGAGCGGCGGATGCTCGAGGTCGACGACCGGCTCGCCGCGCTCGACCGCCGCGCCGGTGTGCTCGAGCAGCAGCGCTCGGCGTACGACGCCGTGGCGATGGTGCGCCACGACGACGTCGACGTGACCGGCTGCGACCGGCGCATCGCCGAGCTCGAGCAGCGCCGCGAGGCGATCCTGACCGCCGACGACCGGTTGCAGGTGCTGCAGGAGCAGATCGACGACCTGACCGCTCGCCTCGACACCACCCGCCAGCAGCGCTTCGCCCTCGAGCAGCAGCAGCGGGCGCTGGGCTCGCGGCACGGCGAGCTCGTCGAGGCCGAGGACCACGTCAACGACCGCCTCGACGCCACCCCGCGGCCCGAGGGCCCGGGCAGGACCGGGCTCACCGACGAGCAGGAGGTCGCGCTGGGCGCCGAGCTCGCCGCGGCCGCCGCCCCCGCCGACCCCGACGACCTCGACCGGTTCGCCGAGAACGCCAAGCGGCTCGAGGCCCGCCTGCACGCCGCCGTCGCCGACGCGACCGCCGAGGTGCAGCGGGTCGAGGACGACCTGGCGGCCGTGTTCCGCCAGTACAAGTCGCGCTGGGACTCGCCCAATCTCGGCGCCACCGCCGACTCCTACCCCGACTACGAGCGCATCCTCGAGGAGATCCGGGGCAAGGGCCTGGCCGACCGCCGCTCGGAGTGGCGGCGACGCCTGACCGAGTGGAGCGGGCAGGACCTCGTGCCGCTGGTGGGTGCGATGGCCGCCTCGGTCGAGGAGATCGAGGACCGGCTGGTGCCGATCAACGCGATCCTGCGCCGGCTGGAGTTCGGCGGCGCCGGCGACCGGCTGCGGATCAAGCTGCGACGCCTCTCGCCGGTGCACGTGCAGTCCTTTATGAAGGACCTGCGGGCGCTGTCGGCGGGCAGCGGGTCCACGGCCCCGCTCGAGGAGGCCGACCTCGAGCGCCGCTTCGCCGAGCTGAGCCGCTTCATGGAGCAGCTGCGCCCGCAGGCCCCCGGCGGGGCCCCCACCGACCGCGACCGGCTGCTCGACGTACGCCGCCACGTGGAGGTCAGCGCCGAGCGCTACGACCACCTCAGCGGCGAGCTGCGCGCGACGTACCGGACGCTGGGGGAGAAGAGCGGCGGCGAGAGCCAGGAGCTGGTGGCCTTCATCGTCGGCTCCGCGCTGCGCTTCCGCCTCGGTGACGAGATGCGCTCGCGGCCGCGCTTCGCGCCGGTCTTCCTCGACGAGGGCTTCGTCAAGGCCGACTCGGAGTTCGCGGGAAGGGCGGTGCGGGCCTGGAAGGGCCTGGGCTTCCAGCTGGTGATCGGCGTGCCGCTCGACAAGGTCACGGGTCTCGAGCCGCACATGGACGAGCTGCTCGCGATCACCAAGAACGCGACCACGCACCAGGCGTGGATCACCCCGATCACCGACGCCGCCGCAGCGCAGGGGAGCGCCGCGAGCGACGCCTGA
- a CDS encoding cache domain-containing protein: MTQQPSAAELAQVRAAVQDLARHAFELTGRVAAELTTALETEATPRRSHLGAVERLVQPVLGDPAHPVQGAGFVAAVGLLEDAAYWLEWFAADAEGRVQRLVTHSEPQGIGFYDYESLPWYVVPRDSGHPHVTGPYVDYLCTEEYTLTFTTPITTGGRFAGVVGADIAVPRAEQLLLPPLCAARARLAVVNDDGRILSSNSGHHVCGDLLPEGWRTSGSAHAIEGLPLSVVTMAD; this comes from the coding sequence ATGACCCAGCAGCCCTCCGCCGCCGAGCTCGCCCAGGTGCGCGCCGCCGTCCAGGACCTCGCCCGGCACGCCTTCGAGCTGACCGGTCGCGTCGCCGCCGAGCTCACCACCGCCCTCGAGACCGAGGCGACCCCGCGCCGCAGCCACCTCGGTGCCGTCGAGCGGCTGGTGCAGCCGGTCCTCGGCGACCCGGCGCACCCGGTGCAGGGCGCCGGCTTCGTCGCGGCCGTCGGCCTGCTCGAGGACGCCGCCTACTGGTTGGAGTGGTTCGCGGCCGACGCCGAGGGACGGGTCCAGCGGCTGGTCACGCACTCGGAGCCGCAGGGCATCGGTTTCTACGACTACGAGTCGCTCCCCTGGTACGTCGTGCCGCGCGACTCGGGCCACCCGCACGTGACCGGCCCCTACGTCGACTACCTGTGCACCGAGGAGTACACCCTCACCTTCACCACCCCGATCACGACCGGCGGCCGGTTCGCCGGCGTCGTCGGCGCCGACATCGCCGTGCCTCGCGCCGAGCAGCTGCTGCTCCCCCCGCTGTGCGCCGCGCGGGCCCGGCTCGCCGTGGTCAACGACGACGGCCGCATCCTGTCCAGCAACAGCGGCCACCACGTGTGCGGCGACCTGCTGCCCGAGGGTTGGCGGACCTCCGGGTCGGCCCACGCCATCGAGGGCCTCCCGCTGTCGGTCGTCACGATGGCCGACTGA